A single window of Ovis canadensis isolate MfBH-ARS-UI-01 breed Bighorn chromosome 15, ARS-UI_OviCan_v2, whole genome shotgun sequence DNA harbors:
- the KCNJ11 gene encoding ATP-sensitive inward rectifier potassium channel 11, translating into MLSRKGIIPEEYVLTRLAEDPAEPRYRARERKARFVSKNGNCNVAHKNIREQGRFLQDVFTTLVDLKWPYTLLIFTMSFLCSWLLFAMVWWLIAFAHGDLAPGEGATVPCVTSIHSFSSAFLFSIEVQVTIGFGGRMVTEECPLAILILIVQNIVGLMINAIMLGCIFMKTAQAHRRAETLIFSKHAVIALRHGRLCFMLRVGDLRKSMIISATIHMQVVRKTTSPEGEVVPLHQVDIPMENGVGGNSIFLVAPLIIYHVIDANSPLYDLAPCDLHHHQDLEIIVILEGVVETTGITTQARTSYLADEILWGQRFVPIVAEEDGRYSVDYSKFGNTIKVPTPLCTARQLEEDPSLLDVLTLARGPLRKRSVAVAKAKPKFSISPDSLS; encoded by the coding sequence ATGCTGTCCCGCAAAGGCATCATCCCCGAGGAGTATGTGCTCACGCGATTAGCGGAGGACCCCGCAGAGCCCCGGTACCGTGCCCGTGAGCGGAAAGCCCGCTTCGTGTCCAAGAACGGCAACTGCAACGTGGCCCACAAGAACATCCGGGAGCAAGGCCGCTTCCTACAGGACGTGTTCACTACGCTGGTGGATCTCAAGTGGCCATACACGCTGCTCATCTTCACCATGTCCTTCCTGTGCAGCTGGCTGCTCTTTGCCATGGTCTGGTGGCTCATCGCCTTCGCCCACGGTGACCTGGCCCCTGGCGAGGGTGCCACTGTGCCCTGCGTCACCAGCATCCACTCCTTTTCGTCTgccttccttttctccattgaggTCCAGGTGACCATTGGTTTCGGCGGGCGCATGGTGACCGAGGAGTGCCCTCTGGCCATCCTGATCCTCATTGTGCAGAACATCGTGGGGCTCATGATCAACGCCATCATGCTGGGCTGCATCTTCATGAAGACGGCTCAGGCCCACCGGCGGGCCGAGACCCTCATCTTCAGCAAGCATGCAGTCATCGCCCTGCGCCACGGCCGCCTCTGCTTCATGCTGCGCGTGGGCGACCTCCGCAAGAGCATGATCATCAGTGCCACCATCCACATGCAGGTGGTGCGCAAGACCACCAGCCCTGAGGGTGAGGTGGTCCCCCTCCACCAGGTGGACATCCCCATGGAGAATGGTGTGGGGGGCAATAGCATCTTCCTGGTGGCCCCGCTCATCATCTATCACGTCATTGATGCCAACAGCCCGCTCTATGACCTGGCACCCTGCGACCTGCACCACCACCAGGACCTTGAGATCATCGTCATCCTAGAAGGTGTGGTGGAAACCACGGGCATCACCACCCAGGCCCGCACCTCCTACCTGGCTGATGAGATCCTGTGGGGCCAGCGCTTTGTACCCATTGTGGCCGAGGAGGATGGCCGCTACTCCGTGGACTACTCCAAGTTTGGCAACACTATCAAAGTGCCCACGCCACTCTGCACAGCCCGCCAGCTTGAGGAGGACCCCAGCCTGCTAGATGTCCTGACCCTCGCCCGCGGGCCCTTACGCAAGCGCAGCGTGGCCGTGGCCAAGGCCAAGCCCAAGTTCAGCATCTCTCCAGACTCTCTGTCCTGA